Proteins co-encoded in one Gossypium arboreum isolate Shixiya-1 chromosome 11, ASM2569848v2, whole genome shotgun sequence genomic window:
- the LOC108474263 gene encoding microtubule-binding protein TANGLED yields MVARTPPKQRKLVVAPLDPVLLRETVKKVEKCMARLQELQYTVAGGTKVISGVKLSPRSTRAYLKTSLRCKQESLRMKNASPRKSPIGKLPSTARGEWRRMSLPAMLVGETVGEILQASQFAREILAAVDNKTKKITVEDPKTPLTEHRKQKQQPENTELKARRKREKQNKLQLIRTESDSPSLQRARSRINFKVSSPKFKDLDKENNRLMANRVSPRNRPWAKKTVLFPNPLFSSTPASKQQKFCKTRSPVIARNRQTPHKFLIKSPPSASKFQVKIKSPAVVSLSPTRSMNMSKKSPKMSTASKLRRSFSPSRLANRLVSPLKSRKTLQRSDGRSFSPSHLASRLVSPLKSRKGLQKSDGPMSGMKQRPVLMPKRFSTGRI; encoded by the exons ATGGTTGCAAGAACCCCACCAAAGCAAAGGAAACTTGTGGTGGCTCCTCTTGATCCTGTCCTACTCAGAGAAACTGTAAAGAAG GTGGAAAAATGTATGGCAAGATTGCAAGAGTTGCAGTATACAGTAGCAGGAGGGACAAAGGTAATATCAGGCGTGAAACTAAGTCCTAGGAGTACTAGGGCTTACTTGAAAACTAGTCTTAGGTGCAAGCAAGAGTCTTTGAG GATGAAGAATGCTTCTCCAAGGAAATCACCAATTGGCAAGCTTCCATCCACTGCAAGAG GTGAATGGAGGAGGATGTCATTGCCTGCAATGCTTGTCGGAGAAACAGTGGGAGAAATCCTACAAGCCAGTCAATTTGCAAGAGAGATATTAGCAGCTGTTGATAACAAAACTAAGAAGATAACTGTTGAGGATCCCAAGACTCCATTGACTGAACATAGAAAGCAAAAACAACAGCCTGAAAATACTGAACTCAAAGCTAGAAGAAAGAGGGAGAAACAGAACAAATTACAACTGATTCGAACCGAGTCCGACTCTCCATCTCTTCAAAGGGCTCGTTCCAGGATCAACTTCAAGGTTTCTTCTCCCAAATTCAAGGATCTTGATAAGGAAAACAATAGACTTATGGCCAATAGGGTGTCACCAAGGAATAGGCCATGGGCTAAAAAGACTGTTTTATTCCCAAATCCTTTGTTCAGTTCAACACCAGCTTCAAAGCAACAAAAGTTCTGCAAGACAAGGTCTCCAGTGATTGCAAGAAACAGACAAACTCCACATAAGTTTTTGATCAAGTCTCCTCCTTCAGCTTCAAAGTTTCAAGTCAAGATCAAGAGCCCAGCTGTGGTTTCGCTATCCCCTACGAGATCAATGAACATGAGCAAGAAATCACCAAAGATGTCGACTGCTTCGAAGCTACGGAGATCATTTTCGCCTTCCCGATTGGCTAATAGATTGGTTTCACCATTGAAGAGCAGAAAAACTTTGCAAAGAAGTGACGGTAGATCATTTTCACCTTCCCATTTGGCTAGCAGATTGGTGTCACCATTGAAGAGCAGAAAAGGTTTGCAAAAAAGTGATGGTCCAATGAGTGGTATGAAACAGCGACCAGTTTTAATGCCTAAGAGATTCTCGACGGGGAGAATATAA